Genomic DNA from Porites lutea chromosome 4, jaPorLute2.1, whole genome shotgun sequence:
GACAGTCTCTCCCTATGCTCCTGTAGTGTTCGACCAAAGACAATGATATCATCTAGATACACTAGACAGTCTGACCAGCATAAACCCTTCAAGATAAGGTGCATAGCCCTCATAAAACATGCAGGTGCATTCGTAAGGCCAAAACTTAGTTTGCGGAATTGGTAAAGACCATCCGGAGTTGCGAACGCTGTCTTTTCCCGATCTTCCTCTGCCACATCAATTTGCCAATATCCCCTAAGGAGGTCGAGATGAGAAAACCACTGTGCCCCCGATAAACTCTCCAATATGTCATCACACCGAGGAAGCGGTACAAGTCTCGCTTGGTTACCGAGTTAAGAGCGCGGTAGTCCACACAGAAACGTTGACTGCCATCAGGTTTCGCTACTAAAACCACCGGAGAGGACCAAGGGGAATCGGACAGTTCTATAATCTCTGCTTCGAGCATTTCATCCACTTGGTTGCGCATTTCTTGCCTTTTGTGAAAGGGAACTCTTCGTAGCGGTACCTGGATTGGCTTGGAAGAGCCTGTGTCGATGGTATGTTGTACGCCCTTTGCAGTACCTAAATCACACGGCCCCTTTGAAAGGTAGTCAGCGTAAGTGGACAACACCTCATAATGCCTAAGTTTTTCCTCTTCCGGGACCAAATCGCTGCTGATCGGGAACATCTCTTCTACCAATGAACTGTGAACGTCAGCGTCCCTCACAAAAACCGCACCACATTGTTTAGCTTCCAATCCAACCTCAACATCTTCCTTTGAGGCCGTAGGGGGTACCACCTTGTAgcccacacccacattggtttCCTCCTGTGATTCCTCCTCGTCAGCTAATGGGTAGAGGTCCCCCATACTGCTACACCTGTAAATCTTGAGGGGCTTGGTAAGGTAATTGAACACACGAACTGGGATTCGACCTCCTTTCACAGTCACGGCCGTCCGAAAGGCCCCAGCTGAATATCTTTCTGAAAACTTGTCCGCCGGTTCCAGTACACCCATACATTCGTCTAAGTCATCTACCCCTTGGACCTCACAAGGTATGTCTGCGACCATATTTGGAGATAATGTGACGGTTTCGGCCACAGTGATCCTGTAAACTCTATCAAGGCATCCAAAAACCATTCTGTTGGGTCCCTCCTTACTATAGACAGTGTTAGTGTCAAAGTTAATGATACATTTGTGAGCTGTTAGAAAATCTATACCAATCAACACTTGCTGTGCCAAGCCTCGGCACACCAGCACTTTATGCTTAGCCCTGATTGCGCCCAGCTGAATTGTTACTTCTGTTTCTCCAACCACATCAAGGGGTATATTGTTGGCCCCCAGGACAGGCTTCAGTGCGGCCTCAAGTTTGTTTATATGTGTCTTAGAGCGACTGTATAAATCTTCACTGATAATTGTTGCTTCT
This window encodes:
- the LOC140934246 gene encoding uncharacterized protein; amino-acid sequence: MSTSSPSRPGKREMGGAQPKVTPPENPKGAFLPCDVNGVKSQALLDTGAEATIISEDLYSRSKTHINKLEAALKPVLGANNIPLDVVGETEVTIQLGAIRAKHKVLVCRGLAQQVLIGIDFLTAHKCIINFDTNTVYSKEGPNRMVFGCLDRVYRITVAETVTLSPNMVADIPCEVQGVDDLDECMGVLEPADKFSERYSAGAFRTAVTVKGGRIPVRVFNYLTKPLKIYRCSSMGDLYPLADEEESQEETNVGVGYKVVPPTASKEDVEVGLEAKQCGAVFVRDADVHSSLVEEMFPISSDLVPEEEKLRHYEVLSTYADYLSKGPCDLGTAKGVQHTIDTGSSKPIQVPLRRVPFHKRQEMRNQVDEMLEAEIIELSDSPWSSPVVLVAKPDGSQRFCVDYRALNSVTKRDLYRFLGVMTYWRVYRGHSGFLISTSLGDIGKLMWQRKIGKRQRSQLRMVFTNSAN